A stretch of Prunus dulcis chromosome 6, ALMONDv2, whole genome shotgun sequence DNA encodes these proteins:
- the LOC117629868 gene encoding probable mitochondrial adenine nucleotide transporter BTL3, whose amino-acid sequence MHPPDFSLTHLIKSQPSDPDPGPLFLGGLFLHPNDTVPPSFLSLVPPKTRFSFTRRGKTVRLRGLRGGGGGALFFSVSLSIKGSEGNGDDGCVGESGTVLGQNGNTSISSEEAVLVFEKGESETVRKGSGAMNTTKHLWSGAVAAMVSRTFVAPLERLKLEYIVRGEQKNLFELIRTIAASQGLKGFWKGNLVNILRTAPFKAINFYAYDTYRNHLMKLSENEESTNYERFVAGAAAGITATLLCLPMDTIRTKMVAPGGEALGGVIGAFRHMIQTEGFFSLYKGLLPSIVSMAPSGAVFYGVYDILKSAYLHSPEGRKRIQHMKQEGEKLNALEQLELGPIRTLLYGAIAGACSEAATYPFEVVRRHLQLQVRATKLSAFATCVKIVEQGGVPALYAGLTPSLLQVLPSAAISYLVYEFMKIFLKVEST is encoded by the exons ATGCACCCACCGGACTTCAGCCTCACCCATCTCATCAAATCCCAGCCCTCCGATCCCGATCCCGGTCCCCTCTTCCTCGGTGGTCTGTTCCTCCACCCGAATGACACCGTCCCTCCTTCCTTCCTCTCCTTGGTTCCCCCCAAGACCCGTTTCAGTTTCACGCGCCGTGGCAAAACGGTGCGTCTTAGAGGTTTGAGAGGAGGAGGTGGCGGTGCTCTGTTCTTTTCTGTGAGCTTGTCGATAAAGGGGAGTGAAGGGAATGGTGACGATGGATGTGTTGGGGAATCTGGGACAGTCTTGGGGCAAAATGGGAATACAAGTATTTCGTCGGAGGAGGCCGTCCTGGTGTTCGAGAAGGGTGAGAGTGAGACTGTACGAAAGGGATCAGGTGCTATGAACACAACAAAGCATCTCTGGTCTGGAGCTGTTGCTGCTATGGTTTCCAG GACGTTTGTTGCTCCTCTTGAAAGGCTAAAGCTGGAATATATAGTTCGTGGCGAACAGAAGAACCTTTTTGAGCTCATCAGGACGATTGCAGCTTCTCAAGGGCTGAAAGGATTTTGGAAAGGAAACTTGGTCAATATTCTTCGCACAGCACCCTTTAAGGCTATCAATTTCTATGCTTATGATACTTACAGAAATCATCTGATGAAATTGTCTGAGAATGAGGAATCCACAAATTATGAGAGGTTTGTTGCTGGTGCTGCCGCTGGAATTACGGCCACCTTGCTCTGCTTACCTATGGACACT ATCAGGACAAAGATGGTAGCACCTGGTGGAGAAGCCTTGGGTGGTGTAATTGGTGCTTTCCGCCACATGATCCAAACTGAAGGGTTCTTTTCTCTTTACAAGGGTTTACTACCCTCTATTGTAAGCATGGCACCTTCAGGTGCAGTTTTCTACGGTGTTTATGATATACTAAAATCGGCTTATCTGCACTCACCTGAAGGGAGGAAAAGAATCCAACACATGAAACAAGAGGGTGAGAAACTGAATGCTTTGGAACAACTGGAGTTAGGTCCCATTAGAACATTACTGTATGGGGCAATTGCCGGAGCTTGTTCTGAAGCTGCTACATATCCTTTTGAAGTTGTGAGGAGACACCTTCAATTGCAAGTTCGGGCAACTAAGTTAAGTGCATTTGCAACTTGTGTGAAAATTGTTGAGCAAGGAGGTGTACCTGCTCTTTATGCAGGGCTAACACCAAGCCTATTGCAG GTTTTACCATCAGCTGCAATCAGTTATCTTGTATACGAGTTCATGAAGATTTTTCTCAAAGTAGAGTCCACGTAA
- the LOC117629866 gene encoding cyclin-dependent kinase C-1-like, translating to MASAAAGQINTEELPSWGSRSVDCFEKLEQIGEGTYGQVFMARETRTGEIVALKKIRMDNEKEGFPITAIREIKILKKLHHENVVKLKEIVTSTGPEGDEQGNQDGNKSKGGIYMVFEYMDHDLTGLADRPGLRFTVPQIKCYMKQLLTGLHYCHVNQVLHRDIKGSNLLIDNEGKLKLADFGLARSFCSNHEGNLTNRVITLWYRPPELLLGATKYGPAVDIWSVGCIFAELLHGKPILQGRSEPDQLNKIFELCGSPDEINWPDVSKSPWYNNFKPTRTMKRRVGEIFRHFDSHALDLLDHLLALDPNQRWTAKQALDAEYFWADPLPCDPKSLPKYESSHEFQTKKKKQQRRQTEEITKGSKSQHYHKHYRLPPIQHTGQAPPQWYGPNHPINDSQPPLSAGPSHHHYGKPNGPPGGPSRYPPGNQGGPYHLNRGGQVGGYSGGPYPPQGRAPPYAGSGMAAPSSRGAPGGYGVGPPNYSQTNQYGIPAAGRGVNIRNQQYGRQ from the exons ATGGCTTCGGCGGCAGCCGGGCAGATAAACACCGAAGAGTTACCTTCATGGGGGTCTCGAAGCGTCGACTGCTTTGAGAAACTCGAGCAAATTGGCGAAGGCACTTATGG TCAAGTGTTCATGGCCAGAGAAACCCGAACTGGGGAAATTGTTGCTTTGAAAAAGATACGCATGGATAATGAAAAAGAAGGG TTCCCAATTACAGCAATCCGGGAAATTAAAATTCTGAAAAAGCTTCATCATGAAAATGTTGTTAAGCTGAAAGAGATTGTAACTTCTACAG GTCCTGAAGGGGATGAGCAAGGGAATCAAG ATGGTAATAAGTCCAAGGGTGGCATCTATATGGTTTTTGAGTATATGGATCACGATTTGACAGGCCTTGCTGATCGTCCTGGACTGAGATTTACAGTTCCCCAGATAAAG TGTTATATGAAGCAGCTATTGACTGGGCTACATTACTGTCATGTTAATCAAGTACTTCATCGTGACATCAAAG GTTCTAATCTTTTGATAGATAATGAGGGGAAGTTGAAGCTAGCAGACTTTGGGCTTGCAAGGTCCTTTTGTAGTAACCATGAGGGAAATCTTACAAATCGTGTCATTACTTTGTGGTATAG GCCCCCAGAGTTGCTGCTTGGAGCCACAAAGTATGGTCCAGCTGTTGACATTTGGTCTGTTGGTTGCATCTTTGCTGAACTTCTGCATGGAAAACCAATATTGCAAGGAAGAAGTGAA CCTGACCAactgaacaaaatatttgagCTCTGTGGATCGCCTGATGAGATCAACTGGCCTGATGTGTCAAAAAGTCCTTGGTATAATAACTTCAAGCCAACAAGGACCATGAAAAGACGAGTTGGGGAAATTTTCAGACA TTTTGACTCCCATGCTTTGGATCTATTGGACCACTTGTTAGCTCTTGATCCAAATCAG AGATGGACTGCGAAGCAAGCACTGGATGCAGAGTATTTCTGGGCTGACCCTTTACCCTGTGATCCGAAGAg CCTACCTAAGTATGAATCATCACACGaattccaaacaaagaaaaagaagcagcagCGGCGGCAAACTGAAGAAATAACAAAGGGATCAAAGTCACAGCATTATCATAAGCATTATCGCCTGCCTCCCATTCAACATACAGGGCAAGCTCCTCCACAGTGGTACGGGCCCAATCATCCAATAAACGATTCTCAGCCCCCATTATCAGCTGGACCAAGTCACCACCACTATGGAAAACCGAACGGTCCTCCTGGAGGTCCAAGCAGGTACCCTCCTGGAAACCAGGGTGGACCTTACCACCTAAATCGCGGAGGTCAAGTTGGAGGTTACAGTGGTGGACCATATCCACCCCAAGGACGAGCTCCACCATATGCTGGGAGTGGCATGGCGGCCCCTAGCTCTAGAGGAGCCCCTGGTGGTTATGGAGTTGGTCCTCCCAACTACTCCCAGACTAATCAATATGGAATTCCTGCTGCTGGTAGGGGTGTTAATATCCGAAATCAACAGTATGGTCGGCAGTAG